The DNA region gggtccccacacaaaaataaaaaaaatatataaaaagataaaataataataataataataataataaataaataaataaatatatatatatagccggaagaaattagaaaaaataataggaggtgGGAGGGCTCAGAAAATAGTcagaaaaattgattaaggaggataaaaataaaaagatcgaAATTTTGATAGTATATTCTTAAAAGATGAGAGCCCcgttggaaaaagaaaatttaatttgaggagaaaagtccaaaattggatgtttatggacttaattgaattttattgaagatttaattgaatttatacagggtttgattgcaagaaaatggatttttaagtcaatttgggctttaattggaagaaattaaagttctggggtcaaattataattttttagagtttatttggtcaaatcaggggcttaattgcataaatattgaagtttgatggccaattagggacttaattaaggaaatccgaaaccaaggaccaaattggaaaatgCGCGTATATAGAGGGGCTGTAATTAACCaaatcaggggccaaattgaagaaattgaaagtttattggtcaattgagggtcaaattacATAAATCAGAGACTAagaaccaaagtgaaaaagacgGCCAACTATAGGGGCGGCGATTGAAGTTGGAAGGAAtgcaattgaattaattcttaaaatcaaaattacatttgaggacttaatagaacaaaggataaattgagggttgatttgaaaattgaCGTGATTTGgcgcttgttttttatttaaatgaaatggcgtgttttgtttaaaacaatgtcgttttatattaaaaaaaaaaaaaaggagagcaGAACAATGTCGTTTTGAGGGACACTATTCTTCTTTCTCCTTCCCCTGGACGTGCAACAGGGGAAGGTAGgcagttttcttcttctttcttcattaaGTCCTACGAGCCGCGTGCCCTGTAGAAGACCCAAAACCCCACCCACCTTGATGATGAGAAATCAGGGGCGCTGTGCCTTGCCAGCCGCACCCACCAACCAACCCGGCACTGCCCTGCTTCCTATGCACAAGACCCCCCGCTCCCTTAGCCTTATAAATAAAGACTCAACACCAGCACATGGAGGggggaggaaaaaaaaggaggaccaacctaaaaagaaagaaaatgaaccaGAACAGGAGAAATAAAATGGAGAGAAcgaacaagagagagagagaacgaaccaaagagagagagaacaaaccAAGGGGAGAGAACGAACCGATGAAAGGGAAAAACGAATCGAAAGAGGAAGAAAGGAAACGGAGAAGGGAAGAGTAGTAACCCTTCTCTCCGTCGCTTGAAGCAGTAACATCGCTTCTTGGATTCGCCATCCGTGAGCCACGACACCTCCACCGacctccaccgcagcaccgaCAACGAAGCAGCCAAACCAGCAATGCACCGTCTTTTCCGCGCCAAGTAACTCTTCTTCCCCCTTATTGTTTTTgcgttttgttgttttttttctcctgcAAGCAGAACGAAtagcgttctgcatgcaggaggaggggagggggaaaataattccccccccccagTCAGTTATGTTGTTGGGCTGGGCTGATTCTAGCCTagcattgttggttttttttccttttctaggcCAGGCTAGTTCTGGCCTAACTATATGTTTGTGGGCCAGACTAATTCTGGCCCAGCTCTTCTATCTAGGGCGGGTCTGGCCCAAACTAAAATAGGAGATTTTGTTGGGCTAAGATCTGCCCAACCCTTTTGGGTCTGAGTCCTGCCCaattagttgggccggcccaccCAGCCcacttaatattatatattatatattataatgtttttatattatttatatatatagatatatataaaataaaataaaaaaaattctaaaaaatccttaaaaaaaattattgattttcctgcatattttttatcaaaattgtttaatattggtttgtatataccataaagatacaaatccaatattaaaatacccggtttttgtcaagacatcaaaaaatatataaaaaaaatgttttgttttcatgcatacggcctagtctctccaaaataTAGTATCtaggattacgaatttatacgtaaaacgtattcttgatattaaaaatgtagTTTTCATATAGACATTAGAACAGTTaggtttttacccgataagataaggatctccttactagggatgatttttcttgaaccatagacagaccaacaactaaaaatacaataacaccttagctttttatcagacaaacaaacaatgcagcttaccttaggtaaggcatatttggggtgctaatatcttccctttatgCAATTAGTCCTcatacccgatctctgagaccagttagggttcctagtgaccaaaatactagatggcgactcccattccatttttccactaataaaccacaagaatttcttgtcttccCATATTTTCCATATAGATAGAATACTACATTTTAGATTTGAAGTGGAACTATTTTCGCCGCgatgccgcacacgtgcgatagCCATTGCAAcacttcctttttttctttttcttttttctatttttgttcttcctctctccctttttttttgtcttcccTCTTTGCTCTCTATTCTCTGCTCTCTTCGTCTTTTCACTTGTTTTGCTCTCtcttcccctgtttttatagggGGGAAAGGGGAGAAAAAGGACGGGGCAGCCATTGTGCTGCCACCCCTCCACCTCCCCTCCAACACGTGGAAAGTTATGGGCAAGTGGGATCCTTAGTCAACATCTTTTTGATGCTTTTTAGAGGAAGAAAAGTCGGTGAAAACAAGAGAACAaaactttcttcttcccttgtTTTATGCGCGTCCAAGGAAAGAAGAAAGGctacagtgccgttcaaaacaaCACCGTTTTGggctttctctttctctcttttttaatgaataatatatgaaacaacgtcgttttggacaaaatgcgttgtttcatttaaaaggaaaaggcggcaaaaaaaaacatgttagagttcACATCGGTcctcaatttgtgatttgttcaatcGAGTCTTAAATTGCAattatgatatcaaaatcaatgcaattgcatccctgccaaAAATCAAACAGTGGCCCTGAAGTTGGCCACCCTTTTCACTTTGATTCTTAGTTTtagatttctttaattaagtccctaattagCCAACAAACTTCAATacttatgcaattaagcccctgatttaaccaaattaactttaaaaaattataatttgaccttggaactttaatttcttccaattaaagccaaaattgacttcaaaattaatttttcttacaatcaaaccctctataaattcaaataaactttcaataaaatttaattgagtccataaatatCTGATCTcggacttttcttcctcaaattgaattttgttgtcAACAgagctctcatcagtcaatgatatattgttaaatttcaatccttgtatttttagaCTTCCTTAACCaatttttagtcattttttagGCGCTTTAGCATCCTTTTTTCactgatattattttttgggttttttcgaacatatattttttgttttttgtattgtcTCCTTTTTTGTGCGAGGACCCAATAATGGGTTACAATACCTTTGAAGTGGTTGGTTATTATACCATGGAAAGTAATGGTGcaatgattccttgcaaaagtttgggaggaagaaaaagaagaaagctaCCATGTGAACAAAAAAAGCATGGAGTGGTAGTGGcatcaaataaattatcaaaaatacaACATATATCATTTTTCTATTATAACAAAAGTTAAATTGTGTGGGGAAATCATTATAGATCAAGAGATATTTTACTGTGTATTGTAATAGTACTTtcgcttttattttcttatcttatCTTTTAGCGAGACATTTCTTCGTttgtttgagtttttgttttctctctctccttacAACTAAAATGCACAATTATCCTCTTATTTTGTTGTTCATCAAATCAAGCATGTTTGTCATACCCAAGTACTTTGGATTGGCATAGTCGCTAAACCTAAGAGCctataaaagtaaattaaaaataataattaagatttttgtttaagatgcttcaatataaaagtaaattaaaaataataattaagatttttgtttaagatgcttcaatgatagtttaaatatttttttataaaaaataaaaaaaaattaattagaatttttatttaggatacttcaaggatagtttaaatattttttttttataaaaaaatataaagaaattaattagaatttcttTTTAGGATATTTcaaggatagtttaaatattttttataaaaacattaattaggatttctatttaggatacttcaaggatagtttaatttgttttataaaaaataaaaaaattataaaaacagttaattagaatttatgtttagatacttcaaggatatttttaatgttgttttataaaatatatatatatatatacacacacacacacaaaaattaattaggatttcAATTTAAGATACTTTAAggatagttaaattttttttataaaaaataaaaaagattgtaaaaaaattaattaggatttctaTTATGATACTTCaaggataatttatttttatatataaaaaaaattataaaaaaattaattaatatttctattTAGGATAGTTTAatgatagtttaatttttttttatataaaaacaattataaaataaattaattagaatttatgtttatgatattttaaagatagtttaaatatatgtttttcaagGCTCTTGGGTGTAGCATGGTTGCCAAATCCAAAGGGCTTAAAATATTCTCTATACTCCTTAAAACTTTCTCTATAgtcctaatatttttttgacattatttgacaaaaaaaaaaaaaaatattgacttgTTGTAGAGTGCGGGCCAATATACTAGTAATTTATAGAATGTTTCATCCATTTACACTGTATGCAAACTTAGCTTTTATTTTGGAGTGCggtagcttttattttttttatgatttttaaaagtatatttgccttgaaaaaacattaaattgatatatttttgttttctagtgttttttcaatgatttaaatGTGTTGatgtacaaaataataataataaaaaattcattttgttttgttttacaaaaaaaaaaattataataataatcatacatCATAATACCAAAAATGTATTTTGAATACCGGTTTTTAGCAAATGGTGGATTAGAGACCGGTTCCATAGGGGTGAAAAACTAATAGCAAAGACGAGTGACCAACCTTAAGCTCTAAGGAAACAGTGaaccagcaaaaaaaaaaaacacagaaagaaAGCAGAAACACCAAGCTAGTCTACTGTAAATCACCAAAAAGGCATATAAAGCAACCCCAAGCTCGTACGTAAATGGAAGGGAGAGAAGGAAGGAAAGGCCAATATTGAGCATAAGGACTAAAAGCCAATAAAAGGCTCCCGGAGAAGACTAAAATCTTCAGCCCAATTGATGACcgaacacaaaaaacaaaacataagatcgatcaaagaaaaggctgatacACATTATACCATGAACATGAAGCAGAAAAGCAGCAATAAAACGATTAGAACCAACAGCTCGCTCAACCTTAGAAGCAACTACAATGGAAAACAAATTTAAGTAAATCAAATACCAAGAACGAACCCTTTAAGTTATTGTCTTGGTTGTTGACGCTGATactataaattaagaattattttattgtttattaaagataaaataatatttttattttttttttgggttcttttgtTTAGCCTATATTTAGtctttttgtattaaaattaaacttattccttttaattatttgattgtatcaTGTAATATCAATGAAACCCTGACTTTCtcctttcttaattattttttctttttcttggagtGATCATACAATTTTAAAAGGGTATTTGTTCAGTTTTTACaatatgttattttgttttcctttcttttgcattctggttatcTTTGTTTGTTGATTATGATTACTAAAAGAGGCGATTCACTTCAGTCTGTGAGTATAAgattgaatgaaaataattattcaacgAGTGTAGTTTCTGTAAGCAAAAAGATCATTAGAAGGCTCGATGTCCTAAGTTGAGATAACATAATCAATCTTTGCAACAATCTCAAGCTTGAAAACCTAGCAACCAGTTACAATCTAATGCTTATAGACAACCTCAGGGTTACAAACCACCACATTCTCGTTTAggtcatgttttttcttctcattttatatttttagcatCCACAGAAGCTTTAGAAAATTTGTGTACTTATGATATTTCTGATTGTAGTAGATTACACTAGCAAAATTTCCTTatttaccttttaatcgaaTTATTAATGTCTCTTCTGTTCCATTTGATTTGACTCATTTTGATACATGGGGACCTTCTCTTATTGCCATaaggagggtctcgatattaggggtgttcacgattcggtttggttcggtttagactaaaaaaaccaactaaatCGAATTACagtaattttgtaaaatattaaccGAATCagaccgaaaaccggttcaaactgaaCCAGTCCGATTCGGTTAAATCcagttttttttgcaaaaaatcgGTTAAACCTAATCCCATCatatatggtttttttgtttgtttgtttgtttttttttttttaaattggcttCCATTAAAAGAGCTTTAAAGTTTATAGCTTTGAATTCACAGCtttcttcaaaatttgaaattcgaGGTTTTTGTAGAGAGGAGTGATCTGGCAAAGCCATTGCCCACTGTACTACAGATAGTTGCCAGACGTTGTTTTGTGGAATAGCTGAATTCACTCTCCGAAGTAGGGGCCAACCACGTCTCTGATCCAAAATATCTCCAGCAAAAAGAGAATTTGATCTCTTCTTACGTACGTTAATAATGTTGCAAACTTCATCCTTTAAGTCTTCACTCTCATATCTTGATAGCAGTTCAAAACTAGATATTTCACTAACTGGAAAGGAAGATTGGGAATTTTACTGGAAAAGAGGCGGCTTTTGTGAGATGCACAAGGAGGCAAGTTATGTATTGTTATGTTAAGGTTAGCCGGTTAGGTTAAGTTAACTGTttatagtataattttttttaattgtttactgggtccggttcggtttgttCCGGTTTCTGGTTCAAAACTGAAACTGAACCAGACCtgttaaaatttatggttttaaaaatcggtttaatcggtttttcatttcggttcggttttttcagttaatgttttttcaattttatcggttttctcggttaatcggttattttgaacacccctactcgatattatgtttttttatatagatgatcatactcgttattattggatttatttaatgaaacatcattcaaaattctttgagatatatacaACATTTCACGCTCTTgtcaaaactcaatattttgCTGTTATGAAATGTTTTAGGGGTGATTTTGGTGGAGTatacacctctaataaattttatgagttGCTTGCCCTAGATAGAACTATTTACCAAACTTTATGTATAGATACTCTTGAGCAAAATGGCGTTGTTGAaataaaacataggcacattATTAAAACTACTCGTTCTCTCTTATTGTTTGCTTATGTTCCTAGTATGTTTTGGGATGAAACGGTTCTTACTACTGTAggtttaattaatacaattttatctTCTCATATTTCaggtttttctccttttgaaaactTGTATGGGTATGCCCTTAGAATTTTTTGTTGTACTTGTTTCattcttcgtcctcatgtaaAACACAACAAGTTGTCATCTTGATATGCTATTTATGTCTTTCTTGGTTATAGTGGTGCTAAAAAGGggtatcgttgttttgatccaataacttaTAAACTTTATATGTCTTGTCATGTTGTTTTTCtcgagcatatacctttcttttctatttcatctATTACTTATAGCTTGATTAGATCTAATCTTATTCGTATATATCtattttctgaggattctgatAATTTATCATCTCAAGTTCCTAGTACTTCAAATGCCCCCTCTCATGTTCTTACCTTGTTACCTTTACATCTTACTCGACTAATTCGTACTAATCATTATGCAAGTACTGACATTTTACTCTCTATTACACCTgaaactcttttttcttctatggTCCTTTAAGctttgtttgatattgtggatccacctctacGTCAATCTATATGTATTCGTAAGTCCATAAAGTTACTAGATTTTTCCTATTGTTATTATTCTTCatattttacttcatttttagcttttattcatTATCTCTCTAAGCcctttttcctataaaaaagtAATTCTTAATCCTTTTTTGTTGCAAGCTATAGATGAGGAACTTTCAGCTTTGcataaaacaaatacttggGATTTGATTCATCTACCTCCTAGTAAGAGTGTTGTTAGTTGTCTTTTAGTGTATTAAATTAAGACTAATTTCGATATATCTATTGAGTGATACAAAGCTAGGTTGGTTGCAAAAGAATATTTTCAATAGTATGGTATGAATTATGAGGATACATTTGCTCCTGTTGCAAAAATAGCTAttattcgtactcttattgtaGTAGCTTCAGTTCATCAGTGACATctttcaacttgatgttaaaaatgcctttttGAATAGAGAtccttaaaaacaaaagtttataTTGCGCCCTCTCCTAGTGTTTCATATAACTCCGAGTATGTTTGGAAGCTTAAGAAAATGTTATATGGTCTCAAATAAGCACTttgtgcttggtttgagaaattttctATTATGATCTCACCCATTGGATTTGTTtctaataatcataattttgcTCTTTTTGTTAAGTGCACTAATGCAGGTCGTATCATtatgtctttatatgttgatggcATGATTATTACTTGTGATGATAGTGAtggtatttcaattttaaaaacagagTTAGCTAGatagtttgaaatgaaggatatGAGTTTTCTATGATATTTTTGAAGTATTGAGGTAGTTTACTCACTCAGAGGTTATCTTCTTTCTCTGTCGAAATATGTTGTATATATTCTTGAGTGGGTTAGACTTACTGATAATAAGATTGCAGATACTCTCATTGAGGTTAATGCAAATTATTCTTCTTTTGATGGTTTACTTTTGTCatatcctactttataccgtaCTATTATTGAGAGCTTGATATATCTCACTATTACTCAttcagatattgcatatgttgttcataTTGTTAGTCaatttgttgcttctcctactattGTTCATTAGGTAgttgttctttgtattttgcGATATATTCAGGATATAGTCTTTCAGAGTCCTTTACTTCCATCTATATTTTTCTTGGAGCTGTGTGTATACTCCGATACTAATCATGACAATGATCCTACAAATCACAAGTCTGTTactagtttttgtattttttgggtGATTATCTTATTTCTTAGAATagtaagaaataatttaatatttctcaATCTTCAACGAAATAGAATATCGTGCTATGACATCAACTaccaaaaatattgtttggttACACTTGTTACTTGTAGACACGAGagtttctcttttttatctcacttctatgtattgtgacaaccagagttttatttaaattgctcacagtttgtttttgtttttttttttgaaaaaataaagcacGGTGAGATCGATTGCCATCTTACTTGTCATTATTTCAAGCATAAcgccattactttgccttttattcctttttttttttgcaaatatttTTACTAAGTCACATTCTATTTTCCACTTTCGTTTTCTAGTTAGTAAACTTTCGATGGTTGTAATTGTTGTCTCGTGAGTTTGAGAGAAGATGTTAAAAGATATacggttattttattttattattttaaaggtaaaatattctttttattttataatttttttgtttagcatatttataatctttttgtaTTCATGTTAAACtagttcttttaattatttatttttgtattaaaactcCGTTGCAAATCGACACCCTCATCCACCACCCTGAGGAGACCACTTTTCTAGAAAGAAATATACATTGAAATTCAATGATGCCCTTGTCCATTAAGAACAACGTCTCCCATGAAGAaattaaaccacaaaaaaatgaaatcattattttattatgtattgaaaagaaaacttgTATATAACCATGTAATAAATTCCTACATGGCTTAGCTACCAGAGTATCCACAGCTCTTCATCTTTCATGATTTTTGTCGTATGACGATGCTTCAACTTTTTTCCATGCTCTACCATAAACTCAAGCAACACAGTCGATTTTGAATCGGATTGTCATTTTGTGTTCCCAAATCCACCACAATCTGAAGCTATTTAAATCATATGATGTTGGGATATATATGAAGCAGATTAGAAATGCTGAATTCGACGCATCAATCAAATCAAGGTTGATCGACCGCCTTTTCTTCATCGGAGGAGAGCTAGGTGAGCTTCTTCTTCAGCACGTGAAAACCCTTCTCTCCTGTTTTCATCACCTGTGAAAATAACGAGGCAGAGCATGAATTAGCCCGGGCCAAAGAGCCCTTCCTTCTAGTACAATTACCCTTCGTTTGTATAACACGCGCTCTTCAAGtaaaacaatcttaaaaaaaggCGGGGGAGCTTTTACACTCTCTTTCCATTCAAACCAAAGCTCTCTTTTTGATGAAAAAGAGTCACTAATCTCTCTCTCCTAACGagttaggaattttttttttttgcttgaaattatAATCAGGTGCATTGCTATCTCCTTCTCgattctttctctttctttaatcATCTTGTTTGGTTTCGTTTTGATTATTGTTTGAGAAATCCTTGAATTTAGGGTTCTGTGGTTTTGATACTAAATCAGCTCTTGCATGTGCATGTGACgagtttgattttgaattaagaGAAAAACCTAATTAGAAATGTAATTATTGAGTttcaattaaaatccaaaacgGTTGTTGTTTCAATGCTAAGATCCTgaataatgctttttttttttttttttttttttattttttttatgaagaggTGGCTCTCTTGCTGGTTTTGATTCCTTTTTAACTTGCAAGTGCAGGTATTTGACTGTCGATGCCGACTAATCCGAGAGTTGTGAAAGCCTTTAGGGCTATGAAGGCGCTTGGAATAAGCGAAAAGCAAGTTAAACCTGTGTTGAAAAAGATGCTAAAACTTTATGAGAAAAATTGGGAGCTTATTGAAGAGGAAAATTATAGAGCTCTTGCGGATGCCATTTTTGATGAGGAGGAGTCTAAGGTGcgcttcttttatttattgccttttctttttaactcttTTGAAGGCTTTCTAAACGTGTTTGCTTGATATCTGTCTCAGGTTCCTGACGAGAATGATGATGCTACGGTAAGTGATTCATTTCTTTTGATGGTAATGTTGTGTATGCTTTCCTGTCTGCCTATATCTTCTGACATGCCTCTTGGCTATTTTGACTTGCAGGAGGGAACTTTTGAGGAAAAAACTCGGATTTCTAATGAACCTGAGCGGCCGTTCAAACGGTTGCGTAGAGGCCAAGATGGGCAAGGTTCCTCCCCGCCTAACAACAGCGACCTAGTGTTGGCTGGAAGCTCTTCAAGAAAGCCTAAAGTGGAGGGGAAAGTACTGCCTGGTGCAAAATCCCAGAAGCAGTCTCTGGAAACGAGAAATTCACAACCCAGGCCTATTTCACTTCGGAATCCTGCTGGAAACATGAGCTCACAAACTGTTTCTCCTGGTTGTTTGGCGGTGCCGGAACACTCTAGTCAGTCTGATTTATCTGATATGGATGGAACATTGTTGTCTGATTCACTTTTGTCATGGAAGCAGCGACCATACAAGGGAAAGGAACCTTTATTACCTGAGGCTGCTCCACAAGAGAAAAGACCTAATTTAAAAGGATCATCGCAAGCAGTGCACTTCAAAGACCCCGTAGTTCAGCCAAGCGCTTTTCTCTCACCCAAACAAAAAGTGCCTCATTCTCGTGCTCTGATCAAACCTAAAGACGAGCCATTTACTGGTGACATGCCTTTTGAAGACGCTAGGCAACGTATTGCAATTATCCGACCAGGTAAATTATTTCACTCATGGGGACCGGGGaattgaagagtactgtttgtAACCATGAATGATATATCTGGTTTTTTCCCCAAGTATTTAATTTGAATGTCAAAACTGCAATTTGTGTCTTTCTTAttggttgattttattttttcttgtgtaAAGGATTTGAATGTCGACATGGCAATTAGTGCTATTCTTTTTGGGCTGATTTTGGTTTCTTCAACCTTCACAGATTCTGCAAGCAAAGAACAATCTCTTATTCAAAGAGTTTCTTCACGCAAACAGCATCATCAAGAACCTCCAGCATCCCAATTTTTAGCTGGAGACGATATGGAAGATAACGTTCCAGTTTCATCAATTCCGGCAAGAGATAGCTGTGAACTTGCAACCATTCCAGAAGACTCTCCAGCTAGCTTAGAGATTGCCACCTCAGCACTGGGAGAGGTGAAGATTTCTCTGAGCTGCAACTCTATGCTTGGAAGACCAGATTTTCATATGCCTAGTCAAGATGAACTTCTGCAATCAATGCAGGATAAATGTCTCCGATCTTACAAAATCCTTGACCCAAACTTTTCTGTCatgcaaatgttgaaagatatgTGTGAATGCTTCTTGGATTTGGCAACTGATCCCTCTCATGAACATGAATCGCAGGAAAGGATTTTGAATGTAACACCAGCTCTTGATCTATTGAAGAAATCTGTTGGTGTTGGTggcattaaagaaaataaccatGTACCAGCCTATGTTGCAAGGGGATCAGTTGATGCTCGTCACTTTGATGAGGTGGCTGCTTTTCAAATTCCAAGACCACTACAACCTCTGAATGTTTTGGAGGTAGTGCAGGTGAGTGAAGAGGCTATTGAAAATGGCTGTTCTGGAAGTGGCAAAGTAAATGAATTTAGAGATGCTGAGTTTGGTAGTTTG from Populus alba chromosome 14, ASM523922v2, whole genome shotgun sequence includes:
- the LOC118031228 gene encoding probable inactive histone-lysine N-methyltransferase SUVR2 isoform X1, with translation MPTNPRVVKAFRAMKALGISEKQVKPVLKKMLKLYEKNWELIEEENYRALADAIFDEEESKVPDENDDATEGTFEEKTRISNEPERPFKRLRRGQDGQGSSPPNNSDLVLAGSSSRKPKVEGKVLPGAKSQKQSLETRNSQPRPISLRNPAGNMSSQTVSPGCLAVPEHSSQSDLSDMDGTLLSDSLLSWKQRPYKGKEPLLPEAAPQEKRPNLKGSSQAVHFKDPVVQPSAFLSPKQKVPHSRALIKPKDEPFTGDMPFEDARQRIAIIRPDSASKEQSLIQRVSSRKQHHQEPPASQFLAGDDMEDNVPVSSIPARDSCELATIPEDSPASLEIATSALGEVKISLSCNSMLGRPDFHMPSQDELLQSMQDKCLRSYKILDPNFSVMQMLKDMCECFLDLATDPSHEHESQERILNVTPALDLLKKSVGVGGIKENNHVPAYVARGSVDARHFDEVAAFQIPRPLQPLNVLEVVQVSEEAIENGCSGSGKVNEFRDAEFGSLIVVPQSQLTPDEFRSLHYRTDITKGEEMVEIPWLNDVNSEFPPFFNYIPRNLIFQNAYVNFTLSQTRAENCCLACIGNCLLSSTPCVCSSDTEHGFAYTLEGLVKEDFLEDCISLTRDPQRQCLSYCRDCPLERSKNDEILEPCKGHVKRKYIEECWSKCGCHKQCGNRVVQRGIRCKLQVFFTPEGKRWGLRTLEMLPKGTFVCEYVGEILTNKEFYERKMQRTSSSKTEKHAYPVLLDADWCLKGVVKDEEALCLDATFYGNIARFINHRCLDANMIEIPVKIETPDHHYYHLAFFTTREVNALEELTWDYGIDFDDTDQPVEVFPCRCGSKFCRNMKRSNRSNSAAR
- the LOC118031228 gene encoding probable inactive histone-lysine N-methyltransferase SUVR2 isoform X2, which produces MPTNPRVVKAFRAMKALGISEKQVKPVLKKMLKLYEKNWELIEEENYRALADAIFDEEESKVPDENDDATEGTFEEKTRISNEPERPFKRLRRGQDGQGSSPPNNSDLVLAGSSSRKPKVEGKVLPGAKSQKQSLETRNSQPRPISLRNPAGNMSSQTVSPGCLAVPEHSSQSDLSDMDGTLLSDSLLSWKQRPYKGKEPLLPEAAPQEKRPNLKGSSQAVHFKDPVVQPSAFLSPKQKVPHSRALIKPKDEPFTGDMPFEDARQRIAIIRPDSASKEQSLIQRVSSRKQHHQEPPASQFLAGDDMEDNVPVSSIPARDSCELATIPEDSPASLEIATSALGEERILNVTPALDLLKKSVGVGGIKENNHVPAYVARGSVDARHFDEVAAFQIPRPLQPLNVLEVVQVSEEAIENGCSGSGKVNEFRDAEFGSLIVVPQSQLTPDEFRSLHYRTDITKGEEMVEIPWLNDVNSEFPPFFNYIPRNLIFQNAYVNFTLSQTRAENCCLACIGNCLLSSTPCVCSSDTEHGFAYTLEGLVKEDFLEDCISLTRDPQRQCLSYCRDCPLERSKNDEILEPCKGHVKRKYIEECWSKCGCHKQCGNRVVQRGIRCKLQVFFTPEGKRWGLRTLEMLPKGTFVCEYVGEILTNKEFYERKMQRTSSSKTEKHAYPVLLDADWCLKGVVKDEEALCLDATFYGNIARFINHRCLDANMIEIPVKIETPDHHYYHLAFFTTREVNALEELTWDYGIDFDDTDQPVEVFPCRCGSKFCRNMKRSNRSNSAAR